The sequence catctttattaATGCGAGCAGGGGTTAAGAATGGCACAGGAAAAGTTGCAGACTACCAGCTGGATGGGAGAGAtactgtgttagtttcctattgctgctttAACATATAACTGCAAATTTAGTGGCTTTAAACTACACAGATGTATTATCTTataattctggaggtcagaagtccaaaatgggtatCCAtgggccaagatcaaggtgttggcataGCTGTACCTGCTCTGGTAGCTGTAAGTGGGAATCCCTTtgcttgccttttccagctgctGCTGGCCACCTGCATTTCCTGGCTTGTAccctctttctccatcttcaaagccagcagtgtagcatcttcacagctctctctgcctctgatcCTCCGTGACTGTCATCATGTCTCCTCTGACTCTGCCATTCCTGCCTTCCTGTGATTACATCACACCCACCTGGGCAAGTCAGAATAACATCCCTGCCTCTAAATCCTTAACGTAATCTCATCCGCAAAGCCCCTTTTGCCAGGTGAGGTAACAAATTCACAGGTTTCAGGGCTTAGGATGCGGACATCTTTGGAGAGCCTTTATCCTACCTTGCTCAGAAGGGAAATGCAACCAATGAGTCCTACCCCAcagaaggggcaggaggagaacAGAGGAAGCTTCAAAGCATTTATCAGATAAATGCCTGTGCCGGGTACTTTGGCTCTTGTTATTGTTTCTTTCGTGAGCACTGGGGTTTTTGAAAGCGCGGGTGATTCCAGCATGCCCCAAAACTTGAGAAATACTTTGACAGAAATATGCCAAGAGCATTTGCTGCTGCGATTGAGGGTAATATCAGGCCCTGTGATTCCTGGAGGTAACAGATCAAGAGCAAGGTGTCTCACTGCTGCCAGctggggagatttttaaaaaactttttattttgaaataagaataagAGTTGCAAAGAGAGTACAGAAATGTCCTGTATATCCTTTACCTCACCTCCCTGGTGTTAGCATCTTACAGAACCATGATACATgcatcaaaactaagaaatcagAACTGGTACATTACGACTAACTAAATGAATAACTTTATTCAGATTCCCCCAATTTTCCACTAGtgcgcctttttttttttctgtcccaggatccaaTCTATCATCTCACATGGCGTTTAGTTGTTAAGTCTCCTTAGTGTCCTCCAAACTGGGTCAGTTTCTTAGGCTTCCCTTGGTTTCTCAAGACCTTGACATTGTCCATGAATACTGATCAAGTATTTTGTATAATAGAACATCCCTTATTTTGAGTGTGTctaatgttttctcatgattagacctGGGCTGTGGATTTGGGGGAAGAGCACCATGGGGATGAGATGCTCTTATTATGGCATCAGAGAAAGGGTGTTTGTGATATCAACATGACCCGTTACTGGTGATGTTCACCTTGGCCACCTGGCTGAGGTGGTGTCTGCCAGCTTTCTCCCCTGCAAAGATACTACTTGACCTTTTCCATGTTCTgttcattagaagtgagtcactaagccCAGCACAAACTGTAGGGAGGGGCAGTGCCAGTTGTTTTTATTCCCACAATTTCAATTCGGTTAATCCTAATGACTTTGTCACTACTTTTTGCAGATATGGTTGTAATGAGCtagacttgcccaaagttacccAGCTAGTAAATCACGAAGCTAGAATCTGAACTCAtatctgtctggctccaaaggcCATCCTCTCCCCACTTCATGTCACTGCTCCCGAGCAAAGAGGATTCCACAGTCTCCGAGGTGGGAGCTCCCTCCCAGCTTACCTGGATAGTGCTTTTCAAATCAGTCCATGGACTGTGGCCCATCGGTGGGTCATGAGGCAGTCTGGGGTTTGcactttaaataacaaaataaaggcGACTGTGGTAGAAAATAAGAGTACGTCACACACATAGTAAGTATGGTtttgtaaaactttttatttctgtaacctctctgtgctttgctACTTTTATCCTGACAAAGGGGATAAAAATAGCATCCCCCATAGGGCTGTTATGAGGATTGAGTGAATTGatatacataaagtgcttagaacagaggCTGGCACACATTaagcattatataaatattatatatgtgtgtaagtgAGCCGTGatgtaaaatgcatttcttattgTAGGCTTCaatcaaaatgtttgaaaacactgAACTCACATCTCTAGACCAGGGGTGGGCAGATTTATGACCCTCAGCCTATagcatgtttttgtaaataaagttttattggaacacagccacactcattcatttttgtattgtcTATGGATACTTTGGGAGCTACAACGGCAGAGGAGGGTACTTGCAACAGAAACTCTGCAGCCCACAAAGTCTACCATATTTATCATCTGGCCATCTAGTCCAATGGCCCTGCCTAGAAGTCATCTCATAATGCAGGGAATCTTAGATGCCCTTCCTAGGCATGTGGCCCTGTTGTGCCACTGCCCTTGTAGGCACGTGTGCCTCTGCAGAACACTCTAGGCTGTGTGACTGCCAGGCATTTGGGTCTCCAGAAGCTCATGATCCTTCTACTTTGAACCTATGCCTACAAGGTCGAAGGCTAGAAATACGGTACTTTGGtcagggtcccagcaggaaaGAGATGGCCATTCAAATTAGAATAATTCAAGGAACATTTAATAAAGAGGCTATCTACAAAGGTGAGGGCAGACTGTAGGAAAGTCACAGAATATAGGAAAGTAGCAGAGAACTCAGAGGCAAATAAAAGCAGAACTGTTACCACCCtaggcaggaggggacagggaaaggggCAATTCCTGAACCTGGAAGGAGAGTCATTTAAAGAGGACACCTCAGGAGGAGCAGAGACCTTAGTCCAGAGAGGACAGCCAGCTCCAGGTGACCCTGCATACCGGGAGGAAGCCAGGAGAATAAACGCCTTGATTTCACCTTCCTCCATCTCTGATCTCCTGTTGGGGTGTCCCCAGTGGCCAAACTAACATCAAAGCCAGAGGGCGTGGGACCCATCGATGTAGCCCATATGCGTCAGCTTCCCAGGCCAGAGAagattgaaaaagagaaagttgGAGAAGGTTGGAAAAAGGCTCTAGAAGGGCAGACCTTAGATACCCAGTACACATAGTGCTGATTTTGAAAGCCAGGTTCATCCACCTTCCCTAAGCTCCCCTAAGCAAGGAGTCCCCCTTGCTTCCTCCCTCCTGATTGGAAGTTTGGCCCAAATACCAAAAGGTTGCCATAGCTTTTACCTTGTACTGCCTTCTCTTCCTGTATCTGCTAACTTCCAGAGGGTTATCATGGGGTTAATCTTCCTGGGTTTTATCATCCATCACGAGAGGAGTGTAAGGTTATGAGCAGAGGCACAGGCAagctgcagtgtgtgtgtgtgagcctgAGCAGAGTCTGAGCAGTATGTGTAGACTTGAAGGTTCTTCACGTCTCATGTTTTGATCTCACGAAGGAGCTGTGCCCCATCCATCTCTGCAGCCCAGCCCAAGTCCAACACACAGGTGAGCCAACCTCTAGCCCCTTGGGAGAAAGAACCAGAGTGAAAAAAGCTACCTACGCTGAGAAATGTCCCCAGAGTGATCTGTTCCCATTGGCCACACTCTCCACCCACCAGTCCAGTCTTCCTCAACTGGCATCTGATATTTTACAGGCTCCCAAATCCAGCCCCAAAACTACAGCTTATCACCTGGAGGGGATTCTCTGGCCAACCCCAAACACTCAGTTTATGAGAAGTCATAGGCTCACAGGGATGGCCCCTtgcagcagggctggggccaaAATTCAGGGCTGGGGACTCTAATcagtttctattaatatcttcctTTTTTGGAAGATAAACATTGATGTCAGTTTTGGAGCCCTGGGAATGGACTTcgtaaaaattcaaaatgtaatcTGGTCTTAAGCAAGTTTCCTTGCCAGGCTCAGTGTCTGGGACCTCTGGACCCTCGTTCCCCCAGGAAACAGTTCTATGCAGGCAGGACAAAGCACAGGCCTGCGTCACGCCACCAGGGTCAAAATCCACAGTTGCACGTATTAGCGGCCGTTTGACCTTGAACATGCTACTTTTTATGTTAATGAAACTTGGTTTTCCAGTCCTGTGAATCTGGCACTATCACCAGTCAATGAGCTGTATTAAATCCAGCACCATATGAGCAACTTGCAATGTCCAAAGGCCAAAAAACGgtatttccttatcttttcctTCCAACTGGAAGACCAGTAGCATCTTTGTAATGACTTTTACAACAATCCAGAAACCGACTAGTTGGATCGTAGCTGCTACAGCTTTGTGCTCTGACCCTGAGAAATGGGGACCCCTCGCCTGAGCGTGGGCAGGCCTCCTGAGGGGCTGAGAGCGCCACCCCATTTTTGTGCTCTCAAGTGTAATTACTAACACCTCAAGGtgctcctccccctctcccctcaaaTTTCTTCAGAGAAACGAAGAGTTCAGACTCATAGCCCAAGTGCTCAGGTTTTAAATTAGACAACTTTGTCCTGACAGGAACCGAGTCACAGCTGTCACACCTGATTACTTTTAGAGTTACTACTAAACCCTGTGTACAGCATGAGCTGCCACTGTTCAAGGCAAACAGAAAGCTTCACATTTTATCGTGACAGCTCTGGAGCCATCCACCTCCTCGTGTTCATTATTTCCGGGCTGTCTTTGGAAGGGATGATGTGACATCCTGACAATCTTATAGTGAGGGAGGCAGACCCTGGAGCCCGTTACTACACCCGAGGGATTTTAAGCCCCCAAAGCTGAGCAAAACCCACTGCCTCCAGGAAGCcaagaagaaatatttctggGGGAAATAGCTGCTTTGTAGCCTTCTTTGGATGGATCATCATCTTTTGTAAGAGGCAAAAATTGACCCTCAAGTCATCAGCCAATGAGAGTCCCTGTGTACAAATGCCCACAGGCGTTGGCTGGGATTGGTCAGCTTATAAATGATGTCACAAGTCCTCTCCTCTGACCTGACAATGCCACCACCACTGAAAAGGCCCACCCCTGACTGCAGCTCTTGCAGAGAGAAAAATTCACGGCAAGTAGAGCACCTTCTAGATTGCTCCTGTAGTGTGGGGACAGAAGTCTCTGCTGTCCAAGTTACCGAGTCCAGGAAAAAATGATCTTGTGAACATGGGAAAAGAAATCCAGCTAAGGCCCAAGGTGAATGTCTCTTCTTACATTCACTTTTTGCTGAATTACAGGAACAAATTCAAGGAGCAGCAGCCAAACACCTATGTTGGCTTTAGAGAGTTCTCTAGAAAGTGCTCGGAAAAATGGAGGTCCATCTCAAAGCATGAGAAGGCCAAGTACGAAGCCCTGGCCAAGCTTGACAAAGCCCGATACCAGGAGGAGATGATGAATTTCGCAGGCAAGAGGAAGAAACGGAGAAAGCGGGACCCCCAGGCACCCAGACGGCCGCCGTCATCCTTCCTACTCTTCTGCCAAGACCACTACGCCCAGCTGAAGAGGGAGAACCCAAACTGGTCGGTAGTACAGGTGGCAAAGGCCACAGGGAAGATGTGGTCCCTAACAACAGATGTGGAAAAGCAGCCCTATGAACAGAGAGCGGCTCTTCTGAGAGCTAAGTACCAAGAGGAACTTGAAGTCTACCGTAGGCAACGTAAAAATGCCAGGAAGAAGTGCCAGGTGTCGGGTAGGAACAAGTGTAGAGGGAAAACTTAGTCGGGCAAAGCAGATGGATCGACTTcgagaaaataaaatgccattcaACTGTATTGCCTGTCCCTGGTCTCATGTGCGGCGTAAGAGCAGCCTGTGGCTGCTGCTTTGGAGTGGCTTGGTGGAGGAGAGATTGGGGTGGGGAAACTGAtcttggggagaggagggaaagggaggggatagggaggggaggggaggggaggggaaaggaagggaagggagggaaggggagagcaggggagggacGGTTTTGAGAGAAGTGGCAACACTGTCCGAAGGGTGTGGCTTGGGCAGGCCGGTGTGAGTCCCCAGGGTGTACAGAAGCTAGCAGTCGTGGAGGTAGGAGCATCCTGGCCCCAAGTGGTGATCCAGGTTGGAGGACCCTACTCAGAGTCAGGTGCAGGAACACGAGTCCCGGTTCTGATGAGGAGGGTGGCAGGACTGGGCAGACTGCCAGGGCCAGAAAGCCTGGAGTTCAGTTTAGGCTCCCATTGCAGGCCCCAAAAGAGAAATAGGACAAGACTAGGAACTCATCCCTACGGTGGGACCAAGCTGGCAGGTTAGAAAGCTGGAGTTTAGATGGGCCTTTGGGGACCCAGAGTTTCCAGCAAGACTTAGATACCCTTAGTGAGCCAGGATGGAAGCCCAGTGGTGTTCCCTAGTCAGGATGAGGCCAGGGGCTGATTTTacacatgcgtgtgcacacacacacacacacacacacagaaaccaaCATGGAGGGCCTCTGCTGTAGCTCCCAGGCTTAGAGCATCTACCCCATCATTTTTCAGTGGACGTAATTAAACTTACGGTGACTTGGCATCCATTCTTCT is a genomic window of Eulemur rufifrons isolate Redbay chromosome 8, OSU_ERuf_1, whole genome shotgun sequence containing:
- the HMGB4 gene encoding high mobility group protein B4, whose amino-acid sequence is MGKEIQLRPKVNVSSYIHFLLNYRNKFKEQQPNTYVGFREFSRKCSEKWRSISKHEKAKYEALAKLDKARYQEEMMNFAGKRKKRRKRDPQAPRRPPSSFLLFCQDHYAQLKRENPNWSVVQVAKATGKMWSLTTDVEKQPYEQRAALLRAKYQEELEVYRRQRKNARKKCQVSGRNKCRGKT